The genome window ATGTCGTCCAGCTCTTTACGCATCTCCGCTGATGGATTAGCGAAGTATTTATTGGGGTTTTCAACACGCCCGCGCAGTTCTCCGGTCAGCAGTAAGTGTGCTTGCACATGCGCATCGGCGGTGTCGCCCGGCACTTTGCTGGCATCGGTGATCGATGCTGACAAGGCTGCTGACGTGGGCGCTCCGTTATCTTTCAGGTTAAGGCTCACCGCGACTTGTTCACGCGGCTGATAGTTCGTCTTGTTTAGTTTCAATGTTACCAGAACGGGCGGCACGGATTCGGGCACAAAAAACAAGCGCTCGCATTGCGGCGTGGCTTTGGCATCGTAAAGGGTAACCTGGGCAAGGCCCGGCAACCATTCCAGCATAGGCAGGCTTATTTTTGCTGACCCGTTTTGCAAAATGATTTTTCGCTGATCCACTATCACACCGCGTTGCTGTATCAGCACATACACCGAGTCCGCAACGTCCCGATTGGAACTCATGATGGTCAACGCCAGCCGGGTTGAATCACTCAGTGCGTCGGCGGAAAGCAATAATCCTTGATTTTCGGGTTTGGGCAAAGCAATGCGCAGCAACTCCTTATTATAAGTTATTTCTGCGAAGTAAGTTAGCTGCGGCTTGGGTTCCATCAGCACGCTCGTCATCCCCTCGCGATTGGTTTTAAACCGAACCACTTCAATGCCTGCATCGTCCACAATGCGTCCTTCCGCCTGGAATCCATAACCGTTGGGCTGTATGATTTTCATACCCAAACGCGCCGGTAAACCGGAAACCCAGCGCCCGCCTTCCGGCAAAATCTGAACATCCAATGGCTGAGTAACAGAATCACTTTTAACGGGCTGACCGTTTTTCACCAAATTATAAACCGACACAGACCGCTCGAATGCAGGGCGCCGCTGGCCATCATCCTCATCGGTATAGGCCCGCAGGCGATACGTTCCCGTCGTGAGCGTATCGGACAGTCGGAGATTTCCCTGGCCGCGCCCGTCTGCAATGCGTACCCACTGATGCTCAACCAGTTTACCTGTAGAGGTAAGCAGGTCGACGTGCATGGCGGTTTCACCACCGGCCCGACGGTAATTCGTTGCGTCGAGTAAGTATGCGCTCATCCAGAGGCGGTCGCCGGTGACATAAAACGGCTTATCTATGTGCACAAACAAGCTGGGCGCCAGGAGCTTATATCGATTGTCAAAATTTGCACGGATACTTCCCAGGGCGGTGTCAGACGGCGCGAGTTTCCCCTTGGTGGCCAGTGCGCCGGTAGAAACGGATTCCATTTCACTTGCATTGGGCTTCCAGTCCGCGGGCAACATGGTGGATAGCCTGTCGTCACCCATGGAGCCTTCCACTTCCAGGCCCTCGGGCATTGTAATGAGCCCATCCACGGTCATTTGCAGCTGTCCGGTCGGTAATTGCAGTTCTGTGTAGGCGTAACGGGCATCGGGATACGGTGAGAAATTGGAGACCGCTTTGGTATAAAACACGATCAGCTTCATGGGTAAAACCAACCTGCGCTCGGTCGGTAAACGGCCGGGCCGGATCACTTTGGAACGCTGGATCGGCACCAGACGCTTGTATTCGCCAATGGCAGCGGTAAGCGTAATGGTTTTGCGTTCAACGGAGATTGGCTTGGTGGCGTCCTCCTGATAAACAAGAAAGCCCGCTTGCTCAAAAGTACTATCTACCAGGGTGGCCATCAAATGCCGGATAGATCCCCCGTATGCGGTCAGCCGGTTGCGCCGGAACCGGTCAGCCTGACGTTCGTTCTCAGGTTTCAGCTCTTCGAACCGCGCCGTTCCAGCCGAGTAGAGCTTCCCGGAAGGCGTAGCATCGAAATGCTGCAAATCATAGATCAACCTATAACCTAATGCTTGATTATCAACGATTAGCGGCGCATCGGCTGTGGCATATAAGTGATTATTTTCCTCTTTAAAATTAAGAACTTCACCGTTTACAAGCACGCATTGCCCACCAAACGGCTCACCAAAAAGTTGCTTTTTAAACTGACGCAAATTTCGTTCCGACCGCTTCGTATTGCCTTTTACTGTAATCGCATCCAGCATTTGTTCGCTTATTTTGAGCTGGAAATCGGCTTTTTGCGGAGATGTATTTTCAAACCGGATTTTTTGCGCAGCAGATTGATATCCCACAAAAGAAGCCACAATCTCAACCGTGCCAAGTGGGCTTACCGCAAGCGCATATGCTCCTTTTTCGTCGGTAACGGCCCCCTGGGTGCTGCCATTGACATATACATTGGCAAACTGCATTGGTTTTCCGGTCGTGGCATCTGTCACATAGCCGGTTAGTCGGGCTGTGGCTTGTCCGTTAGCCAGCAGGCAGGAGCCTGTGAGTAAAATGAATGTTATCCAGCCAGTGAGGAATGAGCAGCGCATAGTTATGAATTTACCCTCTCAAAAGAACAAGCTGATACATTCATACCTATGACATGAGCATTGCGCTAACGATTCTTCTAATCCTCCTCACTTTTTCGATAAGCCCAGTAGAAAACTTGCGGTAAAACGGTAAAAGACAAGAACATGCAGATCAGCAGTCCACCTACAATCATAATCGCCAGAGGTTTCTGAATTTCGGAGCCCATTCCGTTGGATAACGCTGCTGGCAAAAGTCCGAGTGAGCCCATTAAGGCGATCATGATCACGGGGCGAATTCTTCCATAAATGCCTTCGGAAATGGCCTGTTTCAATGGCAGCCGGTGGAGCAGGTTCTCCTTCATGACATGCACCAGGATAATGCCGTCAATGGTGCAGACGCCGAAGAGAATGATGAAACCAATGCCCGCCGAAATCCCGAAAATGGTCCCGGTCATCCAGAGTGACAGAAAACCTCCTACGAATGCAAACGGAATGGTAATGAGCGAGATCATGGTGTCCTTCACATTGCCAAAATCCATATATAACAAGAAGACAATCAGTACCAAAGCGGCCGGAATGATGACCGAAAGCTGCTGCGTGGCGCGTTCTTTACTTTCAAACTCACCCGCCCAGACGACCTTTGTGTTCTTGGCAAAATTCACATTTTCCTTCACCACCTGCTGCGCCTCTGCAATGGTGCTGCCCAGGTCGCGGCCGTCGATGCTGAAACCGATGCCAATGTAACGGCTGCTGCCTTCGCGGTAAATGAATGCGGGGCCGGTTTTGGTTGTAATGCTAGCGATTTCTTTGAGCGGAACCTGATGATCATCGAGCGATGGGATGAGAATGTTGCCGATTTCTTCCTCGGTATTCCGGTATTTTTCCTGGTAACGAATGGTGATGTCGAACATGCGGTCACTTTCGTAAAAAACGGACGCGGCTTTTCCTCCGATCGTCATTTCGATCACGGCCTGGGCGTCGGCCATAGACACGCCATGACGCGCCATGCGGGCTTCGTCGAGTTTGATGGCCAGCTCGGGAATGCCAATGTTGCGGTAAACGAGCACGTCGGTTACACCCTGCACCTTGTTCAGGTTTTCAGCCACCTGATCGGCCAGATTTTCCATGTTACCCAGATCCTCGCCGAAGATTTTAACAACCAGCGAGCTTTTAACACCCGCCACATATTCCTCCACATTATCCTGGATAGGCTGACTGAAACCGAGCGATACGCCCGGGAATGATGCCAGCACCTCCTTCATTTCACGCAGCAGATCTTCCTTATTCACAGCACGTTTCCATTCACTTTCCGGCTTCAACTGAATGTGAAATTCATTGTTAAAAAATCCAGTCGGATCGGTGCCGTCGTTGGGCCGGCCGGTTTGGCTCATGACAAACTTTACTTCATCAAATGAGCGCAATGTGTCGCGCAACGTCTGACCGGTTTTGACGGATTCTTTGAGGTTAATGCTGTTGGGCAATGTGGCTCGTACGTAGATCGCGCCTTCATTTAATTTTGGAATAAACTCCGTCCCATAAGTCATGAAACGGCCTACGCAAACCATAAATAAAATCACAAATGCACCCATAACCAGCCGCTTGTTGCGCTCGCTCCATTGGTAAAGGCGGAAAATGTTGTTTCTGAAAAAGTTGACAACCGGGTTGCTCACTTCCTTCACATTCCGCTTCAACAACACTTTACACATGGCCGGAACGAATGTAAGACTCAGAATCAGCGAGCCGATCAAGGCATAACCGAGCGTAAATGCGAGCGGTGTGAACATTTTACCTTCCACTTTCTGGAATGAAAAAATCGGCAGCAATGCGACGATGAGGATGATCTGGGCAAAGAAAATATGCGACGCAACGTTCTTCACGCTGCGCTTGATAAGCCCGAGTTTGGACATTTTATTAAACCGCTCCACCCCCAGCCTGAGCGACGATTTTTCGAGATCCACATAGATTTTCTCTACAATCACCATCGTCCCTTCGAGCAGCAATCCAAAGTCAATGGCACCGAGTGAGATCAGGTTAGCAGGCAAGCCCTGAATGCGCAGCATCGTGATCGCAAAAAGGAAAGAAAGCGGGATAACAAGCGCCACAGTAACGGTGGTGCGCCAGTTGAACAAGAACACAAACACAATCAGCGACACCAGCACAATGCCTTCCGCGAGATTATGCGTCACCGTGTTTACAGTTGCATCCACCAGTGCGGTCCGGTCGATAACGGGCACGATCTGCACGTCCGATGGCAGAATGCGGTTGTTCAGCTCGTCGATGGTTTTCTGCAATTTGCCGATCACCTCGCTCGGGTTTTCGCCCCGCAGCATCACCACAATGCCTTCCACCAGATCCTTGTCCTCTCCGAGCGCCACCTGCCCGAGCCGCGGCTTAGCCGTGATTTCCACTTCCGCAACTTGCTTCACGAGCACCGGCGTGGAGCCCTTCACATTGATCAGAATGTTCTCAATGTCCTGTGTACTTTCCAGCAGCCCCATTCCACGCACCACATAAGCCTGGTTCCCCTTCTGGATCACATCGCCGCCTACATTGATATTGCTTTTTTCGACGCCCTCGTACACGTCCAGTGGCGTGAGGTTGTATTGCGCCAGCAATGCAGGGTTCACCCGCACTTCATAGATTTTTTCTTCCCCTCCAAAACTCGCAACCGTCGCCACGCCCGGCACGGCCACCATTTCACGCTCGATCACCCATTCCTGCAAGGCCGTAAGCTCCTTAATCGGACGGTCGCTTTTTAAAACATAGCGGAAAATTTCGCCCGTGGCACCATAGGGCGGCTCAATTTCAGCCTCCGCGCCTGTGGGCAAGTTAATGTTCCTCAGCCGCGTAGAGGCATATTGCTGCGCGTAAAAATCCTCCACATTATCCTCAAAAAGCACGGTGACCACCGATAATCCGAAGAGCGAAATGGAACGCACGTCCGTTTTTTTCGGGATCGTGTTCATTTCTTTCATCACGGGCAGCGTCACGAATTTTTCGATTTCCTCAGCGCTGCGTCCGGGCCATTGCACAATGATCCGGGCCCGCGTGTTGGTGACGTCGGGAAATGCTTCGATGGGTGTGTGGATGTAACTGACCACGCCCACCACGGCCAGAACGGCTGTCATAAAGAATATGATCATCGTATTTTTCAGCGAAAATGCGACGATGCTTTGTGTTAATTTTTGCATGATATCGGATTATTTTCTCGAAGCATTCATCGCTTCGGAAAAGAGGAGAAGTTGGTTGCCTATGACCACTTTTTCACCGGCGGCAATTCCGTTTTTGATGAATATGCGGTCGTTATCTTTCACATCCACGGTCACTTTACGCGGTTCCAATGTCTGGTCGGGCTTTTGGATCAGCAGGTAATTTTCGTTGTTATGAAAAATGAGCGCATTGGCGGGCAGGCCGATGGCTTTATCATTGAGCTGTTTCTTAATGACGGCTTCTATCGTCAGTCCCGGCTTGAATTTCATTTCCTTATTAGGCATCAGAATGCGGGCTTTGAGCACTCTTTCATTGGGATCAAAAACCTGGGAAATTTCTGAAACCACGCCATCGAAAGCTTCGTCGGGATAGGCTTTGGACTTGATAACGGCTTTCATTCCTTTTTGTACAAAAGGCAGATCGACGGCATACACATTCGTTGTTACCCAAACATCAGCAAGATTAGAAATCGTGAACAGATCCGAGTCATTACCGCTGATCTGGGTGCCTGCTGAAATGTTATTTTCAACGACATAACCGCCGATCGGGGCTTTGATCTGAAATATTCCTTTTTCTGAGCTCGCATTGTAAAATGATAAACTAGACTGCACCTTATCGATCTCCGCTTTTAAAATCGCGACCTCGCTTTGCGCTTCCAGTAAATCCTTTTCCGAACCTATGCGATCCGAAAACATGGATTCTACAACAGAGAGCTTTCTTTCCGCAACATTCAGTTGTGATTTCAACGTTTTGTTTTGCGCACTCAGCCCGGTCAGTTCGTTGCTGCGAAGCTCGGCAAGCACTTGTCCTTTTGCTACTTTATCGCCCAGCGAAAAGTAAGTTTTGGTCACAATCCCGTTCACCAGGCTCGCATAGTGCACAACCTGATTGGGATTGTATTCGATCTGCCCATTAAGCCGGATCGATTGCGTCACGGGTTCCATTTGCACGGCGTAAGTTTCAACAGCTCTCGCGGGAGCCGCATTTGTTTTAGGATTTTTCTCCAAAACCGTTTCCTGCTTTTCGTTGCAGCCGGCCAATGTTAAAGTAAGCATAGTGAGTACCAGAAAGATTTTTGAATTGTGTAGCATGAGGAAGTTTGTTCTGAAATTGAATGTTCGCGGAATGCCTAATCGATGTCGCTGGCGGTCATGAATGAGAGCTCTTCCCGTTTGTCGAGCAACTGCTTCCGGGTGACCAGAATGGTGCGTTTATTGGCAATGTAGGCGTCGAAAAAGTCGAGATATTCGACCATATTGATCTGTCTTTTGAGGAAATATTGGGTATAAGTCCGGAAAACCTGATCGAGATCGGCGTCGTAGGAGCTTTCCAGGCTGCGGAATGCTTGCAGGCTTTTTTGCAGGTCACGGAATGTGCCTGTCACTTCCGCCTCGATCATTTTGTTCTTCTGCCCGGCTGCGATCCTGGCTTTGTCGATGCCAATCTTGCTATCCAGTATGGCTCCCTGGTTCCGGTTGAAAACAGGCACATCGACTTTTAATCCAAACCCGAAGAAATTGAGCAGAAAATTGCCGCCACGGTCATAATTCAAGCCCAATGTGAGATCAGGCTTGCGCCGGGCGTATTCATAATCATATTTTTTTTCAGACCATTTCTGTTCAAGAATGCTGATCTTGCCGTCGGGACGGTTGGAAAGTGCGGTTGTGATGAGTTGTTCGAGTGATAATTTGTTCAGCGAATCAAATGTTGGATTCGGATCCTCACCGGCGACCAGATATTTGCTCGCAGGAATGTTCAGCAGGATGC of Dyadobacter chenhuakuii contains these proteins:
- a CDS encoding efflux RND transporter permease subunit; translated protein: MQKLTQSIVAFSLKNTMIIFFMTAVLAVVGVVSYIHTPIEAFPDVTNTRARIIVQWPGRSAEEIEKFVTLPVMKEMNTIPKKTDVRSISLFGLSVVTVLFEDNVEDFYAQQYASTRLRNINLPTGAEAEIEPPYGATGEIFRYVLKSDRPIKELTALQEWVIEREMVAVPGVATVASFGGEEKIYEVRVNPALLAQYNLTPLDVYEGVEKSNINVGGDVIQKGNQAYVVRGMGLLESTQDIENILINVKGSTPVLVKQVAEVEITAKPRLGQVALGEDKDLVEGIVVMLRGENPSEVIGKLQKTIDELNNRILPSDVQIVPVIDRTALVDATVNTVTHNLAEGIVLVSLIVFVFLFNWRTTVTVALVIPLSFLFAITMLRIQGLPANLISLGAIDFGLLLEGTMVIVEKIYVDLEKSSLRLGVERFNKMSKLGLIKRSVKNVASHIFFAQIILIVALLPIFSFQKVEGKMFTPLAFTLGYALIGSLILSLTFVPAMCKVLLKRNVKEVSNPVVNFFRNNIFRLYQWSERNKRLVMGAFVILFMVCVGRFMTYGTEFIPKLNEGAIYVRATLPNSINLKESVKTGQTLRDTLRSFDEVKFVMSQTGRPNDGTDPTGFFNNEFHIQLKPESEWKRAVNKEDLLREMKEVLASFPGVSLGFSQPIQDNVEEYVAGVKSSLVVKIFGEDLGNMENLADQVAENLNKVQGVTDVLVYRNIGIPELAIKLDEARMARHGVSMADAQAVIEMTIGGKAASVFYESDRMFDITIRYQEKYRNTEEEIGNILIPSLDDHQVPLKEIASITTKTGPAFIYREGSSRYIGIGFSIDGRDLGSTIAEAQQVVKENVNFAKNTKVVWAGEFESKERATQQLSVIIPAALVLIVFLLYMDFGNVKDTMISLITIPFAFVGGFLSLWMTGTIFGISAGIGFIILFGVCTIDGIILVHVMKENLLHRLPLKQAISEGIYGRIRPVIMIALMGSLGLLPAALSNGMGSEIQKPLAIMIVGGLLICMFLSFTVLPQVFYWAYRKSEED
- a CDS encoding carboxypeptidase-like regulatory domain-containing protein → MRCSFLTGWITFILLTGSCLLANGQATARLTGYVTDATTGKPMQFANVYVNGSTQGAVTDEKGAYALAVSPLGTVEIVASFVGYQSAAQKIRFENTSPQKADFQLKISEQMLDAITVKGNTKRSERNLRQFKKQLFGEPFGGQCVLVNGEVLNFKEENNHLYATADAPLIVDNQALGYRLIYDLQHFDATPSGKLYSAGTARFEELKPENERQADRFRRNRLTAYGGSIRHLMATLVDSTFEQAGFLVYQEDATKPISVERKTITLTAAIGEYKRLVPIQRSKVIRPGRLPTERRLVLPMKLIVFYTKAVSNFSPYPDARYAYTELQLPTGQLQMTVDGLITMPEGLEVEGSMGDDRLSTMLPADWKPNASEMESVSTGALATKGKLAPSDTALGSIRANFDNRYKLLAPSLFVHIDKPFYVTGDRLWMSAYLLDATNYRRAGGETAMHVDLLTSTGKLVEHQWVRIADGRGQGNLRLSDTLTTGTYRLRAYTDEDDGQRRPAFERSVSVYNLVKNGQPVKSDSVTQPLDVQILPEGGRWVSGLPARLGMKIIQPNGYGFQAEGRIVDDAGIEVVRFKTNREGMTSVLMEPKPQLTYFAEITYNKELLRIALPKPENQGLLLSADALSDSTRLALTIMSSNRDVADSVYVLIQQRGVIVDQRKIILQNGSAKISLPMLEWLPGLAQVTLYDAKATPQCERLFFVPESVPPVLVTLKLNKTNYQPREQVAVSLNLKDNGAPTSAALSASITDASKVPGDTADAHVQAHLLLTGELRGRVENPNKYFANPSAEMRKELDDMLLTQGWRRVSGTPEADSLGGVSFSGRILNPKQQPIPGAQVTVASTKPGQSFVRSAGTDDQGRFRLPGLSVADTATLMVQIAGRNFRKMSSKEAVLVQEWPGKSWEFGKIIAPPNWSDLEAELKAARGRQEANTELYRDKAAKQLDEVTVRAQKYNERPDDIQMRSLHNNADATVLFSDKSPNYPNLYEMIQGRFAGVTVFRTVAAEGITAPPGYLVSVRSGGQPLFLIDGLPIDDPDGNALMNFNPRDIERVELLKNAGSTGIYGVRGGNGVIAFYSKSARSMQAGTKPKEGMTPVQFIGYPSVQREFYVPRYDIETTDTTISGRVDDRDVLYWKPMIQTDSQGNSQLRFPLSDTVRTLRIVIQGITANGRPVYGVQLVRVQ
- a CDS encoding efflux RND transporter periplasmic adaptor subunit; amino-acid sequence: MLHNSKIFLVLTMLTLTLAGCNEKQETVLEKNPKTNAAPARAVETYAVQMEPVTQSIRLNGQIEYNPNQVVHYASLVNGIVTKTYFSLGDKVAKGQVLAELRSNELTGLSAQNKTLKSQLNVAERKLSVVESMFSDRIGSEKDLLEAQSEVAILKAEIDKVQSSLSFYNASSEKGIFQIKAPIGGYVVENNISAGTQISGNDSDLFTISNLADVWVTTNVYAVDLPFVQKGMKAVIKSKAYPDEAFDGVVSEISQVFDPNERVLKARILMPNKEMKFKPGLTIEAVIKKQLNDKAIGLPANALIFHNNENYLLIQKPDQTLEPRKVTVDVKDNDRIFIKNGIAAGEKVVIGNQLLLFSEAMNASRK